The Pseudomonas sp. KU26590 genomic sequence GCCGTTCAGCCTGCAAGTCAAACAGGGCGACCTCGGCAGCGGCGCCGAAATCACCGCGCGGGGCGCCCCGGGCACCTTCGAGAAACCGCCAACCCCAGGCCGCAACCTCAACCTGCGGATCGAACAACTCAACGCTGACCAACTCTTCGTCGACGCCCGCGGCGGCGCAGGCTCGCCCGGTTACGTCGGCCTAGGCGGCGGCAACGGCATCGATCCAGGGTGCACCTGGGGTTCCGCCAGTCGCGGGATCGACGGCGACAATGGCGGTAACGGCCGTGACGGCGCGCCGGGGGCGCTCGTTCGTCTCGAACTGCCAGCGACATTCGGCAACGAACGCATCAAGGTCAACGTACAGGGCGGTGCCGGTGGTATCGGCGGCGACGGCGGTCGCGGCGGCAAAGGCGGCGCGTCCAAAGGCTGCGTGGTCTACCGTGCTGACGGCGCCAAGTCCGGCAAGAACGGCGACAAGGGCCAGTCCGGTGCAGCAGGGCCAGTGGGCGCTATCGTGGTTCGCAACTTATAAGCGTTGTGGGAGTGAGCTTGCTCACGAAGACGGTATCTAAACCGCTAAATGCCTGGCGGGTGTACCCGTCTTTCGGGAGCAGGTTTTTCCCCACGCATCAGAACATTGGCCTGATGGCCGCGATCGCCACAACAGCCACCCCTATCATCAGATTGATCCCCACCAGACGCCGAATTCCCCCCATCGCGGCGGCGCCATCCGCCCATTGCTCGGCGAGCACGGCCTTGCGCAACTGCGGCAGGTTCAGCGTCGAGACGCGCAGAAACAACGCCACCATCACCACATACAGACCCATCATCACCTGCACATAGCGGGGCGCGGTCTGAAAGCCGCTGAAGTTGATGTTGATCATGCCGATGCCCGTCACCGGCAACATGATCACCGCGCACCAGACCCACACGAAGAAACGCGGCAGCACCTGCAGCCACAGCTTCAACCGGGCCGGGCCCTCCAGGGCGGCGATGACCGCCGGTCGAAGAATCATCCAGGCGAAAAACATGCCTCCTACCCACACAATCGTCGACAGGACATGCAAGGCGTAGACAAAGGCTACAGATGACATCGAGAACTCCGATCTGCGCAGAAAGAATTAGCGCGGTATGATAGCCGCCCGCTGCGACTACTGAAGATATATCCAGCGGTTTTCGTGTTTTCATTCAGCACCCGTGACGCCGAGCCAACGACCCAGCCCATGATCAGCACCGAACTCAAATCCCAGATTCAGGGCGCCTACTCGCGTTTCCTCGAAGCCAAGAGCCTCAAGCCTCGTTACGGCCAGCGCCTGATGATCGCTGAAGTGGCGAAGGTGCTGGGCGACGTCGACACCGACGAAGAAGGCCGCCGTTCGGGTGATCCCGCCGTGGTGGCGGTCGAGGCGGGGACCGGCACCGGTAAAACCGTGGCCTACGCCATTGCAGCCATTCCGACCGCCAAGGCTGCAGGCAAGCGCCTGGTCATCGCCACCGCGACCGTCGCGCTGCAGGAGCAGATCGTCTACAAAGACCTGCCCGACTTGATGCGCAACAGTGGCTTGAACTTCACGTTCGCGCTGGCCAAGGGCCGGGGCCGCTATATGTGCCTGTCCAAGCTCGACATGCTGCTGCAGGAAGGCGACGCCCAGAGCGCGACCGCACAGCTTTTCGAGGAAGAAGGCTTCAAGATCGAAGTGGATGAAGCCAGCCAGAAGCTCTTCACCACCATGATCGAAAAGCTCGCCGGCAACAAATGGGACGGCGACCGCGACAGTTGGCCCCAGGAACTGGCCGACCAGGACTGGGCGCGCCTGACCACCGATCACAGCCAGTGCACCAACCGCCATTGCCCGAACTTCCAGCAGTGCGCCTTCTACAAAGCCCGCGAAGGCATGGGTAAAGTCGACGTGATCGTCACCAACCACGACATGGTCCTTGCTGACCTGGCGCTGGGCGGCGGTGCGGTCCTGCCCGATCCGCGCGACACCCTGTATGTCTTCGACGAAGGCCATCACCTGCCAGACAAGGCGATCGGCCACTTCGCCCATTTTAGTCGCCTGCGCTCCACCGCCGACTGGCTGGAGCAGACCGCCAAGAACCTCACAAAATTGCTCGCCCAGCACCCGCTGCCGGGCGATCTGGGCAAGCTGATCGAGCAGGTGCCCGAGCTGGCCCGCGAGATCAAAACCCAGCAGCAGTTCATGTTCACCGCCTGCGAACAACTGGCCGACTTCAAGCAAGGCGAAGACATGGAAGGCCGCGAGCGTCCGCGTCATCGCTTCGTCGGCGGTGTGGTCCCCGAACACATGCGCGAGATGGGCATCGAGCTGAAAAAAGGCTTTGCCCGGCTCGACGACCTGTTCACGCGCCTGACCGAGCTGCTTAAAGAGGGCATGGACGGCGAGGTCAACATCGGCATCGCCAGCCATCAGGCGGAAGAATGGTATCCGCTGTTCGGCAGTTTGCTGGCCCGCGCCCACGGCAACTGGGAATTGTGGACCGCTTTCACCGCCGAGGACCCGGAAAACAGCCCGCCCATGGCGCGCTGGCTGACCCTGGCCGACAGCGGCTCGCTGTTCGACATCGAGGTCAACGCCAGCCCGATCCTCGCGGCCGAAATGTTGCGCCGCAACCTGTGGAACGTCGCCTACGGCGCGCTGGTGACTTCGGCCACGCTGACCGCGTTGGGCAAGTTCGACCGTTTTCGTATGCGTGCCGGGCTGCCGAAAGACGCCGTCACCGCCGTGGTGCCGAGTCCGTTCCACCATGCCGACGCAGGCGTGCTGCGCGTGCCGGACCTGAAAGCCGACCCTCGCAATGCGGCCGAGCATACGGCTGCCATCATTCGCGAACTGCCGAATCTGGTTGAAGGCTCCAAAGGCACGCTGGTGCTGTTCTCGTCGCGCAAACAGATGCAGGAAGTGTTTGACGGGCTGGAGCGGGACTGGCGCAAGCGGGTGTTCATCCAGGGCAATCTGTCCAAGCAGGAAACCCTCAACAAGCACAAGGCGCGGGTCGACGGTGGCGATGAAAGCGTCCTGTTCGGGCTGGCCAGTTTCGCCGAAGGGGTTGACCTTCCGGGCGCCTATTGCGAGCACGTAGTGATCGCCAAGATTCCCTTCGCCGTGCCGGATGATCCGGTCGAGGCCGCGCTGGCGGAATGGATCGAAGCGCGAGGCGGCAATCCGTTCATGGAAATCGCTGTCCCCGACGCTTCGTTGCGCCTGATCCAGGCCTGCGGTCGTCTGCTGCGCACTGAACAGGACCGCGGCATCATCACGCTGCTGGATCGCCGGGTCGTGACCCAACGCTATGGCAAAGCCATCCTCAACGCACTGCCGCCATTCCGGCGCGAAATTTCCTGAATCCGTGATGCAAATGAAACACGGTTGACCGGGTCTTAAACTCGGTCCGCCCGGATGCGCGCGACCTCTTTCGTGCTCCGGGCCTTAGATGATCAAGGAGCTTCAGATCACATGATTCGCCGTTCACTGCCCGCCATCCTTGCCACGCTGTGCGCCGGCATGGCCCACGCCGCACCTGACGTGCAGCAGACGCTGTTCAATTTCGTGCGGCCCGCCGACGTGGTGAAGGTCACGACCCAGGATGCCGGCTTTCCACAGGGCAACGCCGAACAGACCGTTGAAGGGGAAGTGCTGCGCCGGGTCGTTTTCAATCCGGTCGCCAAACCCAGCCTGCGACTGACCCCGCAGACTGGCGTCTGGGACTGGAGCCACGACAGCGCCATGACCCTACGCCTGCAAAGCGCGATGGACTGGGCGTTGACGGTGTACGTGCAGATCGAAAGCCGTGACGGCAAGGTTCTCACCAGCCGCATCGACCTGCCGGCCGGTCCGGCGCAAACTCTGGTGCTGCCGCTCAAGGCCAGTTCGCCGCTGAGCGAGGGCATGCGCGCCGGCCCACCGATGCCGTGGGTCTACGAGGGGCAGCGCGTGTTGCTGGCCAACACCGAAGGTGAGCTGAATAGCGCTGAAGTTTCATCGGTCACCGTGTCGATGTCTCAACCCAACGTTGCGCAGTCAGTCTTGATCGAGAAGTTCGGCGTGCAGGAGGGCGATGGGCTGCTAACCGCTGCCTACAGCAACCTGGTCGACGGTTACGGTCAGTTCACCCGGGGCAAGTGGCCGGAGAAGGTCACCAGCGACGATCAGCTCAAAACGCTGGCGGGCAAGGAGCAGCAACAGCTGCAAACCTGGCTGAAAGACCGTCCTGCTCACGACAAGTACGGCGGCTTGCTCAGCGGCCCGGCGTTTGAAGCCAAGGGTTTTTTCCGCACGGAGAAGCGCGATGAGCGCTGGTATCTGGTGACGCCGGAAGGCCATCCGTTCTACTCCCTCGGCGTGAATGCCATCTCCGCTGACGACAGCCAGACCTACGTCGAAGGCCGCGAAGGCATGTTCACCGGCCTGCCCGGCAGCGACGATCCGCTCGCCGCGTTCTACGGCAAGGGCGACGACAACCGCGAGACAGGCGCCAACCGTAACCGGCAGTTCGATCAGGGCCGCTGGTTCAATTTCTATGGTGCGAACCTGCAACGCACGTACGGTGCGCCGAAGTGCGTTGAAGTCTCCAGGCCTGTGGATCCGGCCGACGACGAAGACGCGAGCGCAACCACGACAGCAGCGACTAACCCGGCAACGACCGCATCGACTGCCGACAGCCCCACCGAGCAGACCGCGCCAGCGCCTCAGGCCGAAAAGCCCGCCCTGCCTGCGCCTGCAATCGAGTGCAAGCCGGTGATTGTGGACAGCAAACGCTGGGTCGACCATACCCTGCAACGATTGCAGGCGTGGGGTTTCAACACCGTCGGCAACTGGAGCGAGCCCGCGCTGCAAAACCTCGAAAACAGCAAAAAAGCACACGTGCCCTACACGCTGCCGCTGTCCATCGTTGGCGACTACGTGAGCATCAGCACCGGCCAGGATTGGTGGGGCGGCATGCCTGATCCGTTCGATCCGCGCTTTGCCATGGCCACCGAGCGGGCGGTCGCCATCGCTGCGCGCGACCATCGCGACGACCCGTACCTGATCGGTTACTTCGCCGACAACGAACTGGCCTGGGCGGCGCCGGGCAA encodes the following:
- a CDS encoding beta-galactosidase, translated to MIRRSLPAILATLCAGMAHAAPDVQQTLFNFVRPADVVKVTTQDAGFPQGNAEQTVEGEVLRRVVFNPVAKPSLRLTPQTGVWDWSHDSAMTLRLQSAMDWALTVYVQIESRDGKVLTSRIDLPAGPAQTLVLPLKASSPLSEGMRAGPPMPWVYEGQRVLLANTEGELNSAEVSSVTVSMSQPNVAQSVLIEKFGVQEGDGLLTAAYSNLVDGYGQFTRGKWPEKVTSDDQLKTLAGKEQQQLQTWLKDRPAHDKYGGLLSGPAFEAKGFFRTEKRDERWYLVTPEGHPFYSLGVNAISADDSQTYVEGREGMFTGLPGSDDPLAAFYGKGDDNRETGANRNRQFDQGRWFNFYGANLQRTYGAPKCVEVSRPVDPADDEDASATTTAATNPATTASTADSPTEQTAPAPQAEKPALPAPAIECKPVIVDSKRWVDHTLQRLQAWGFNTVGNWSEPALQNLENSKKAHVPYTLPLSIVGDYVSISTGQDWWGGMPDPFDPRFAMATERAVAIAARDHRDDPYLIGYFADNELAWAAPGNDPKDRYALAYGTLKLTTDVPAKRAFLKQLRDKYRNEEGLSKAWGIKLAAWELMEDPGFEPPLPSAEHPEIENDFRYFQRVFAETYFKTISDALKWHAPNHLLLGGRFGVTSPEAVEACAKFCDVLSFNFYTLKPQDGVDFAKLRVLDKPVLITEFHFGSRDRGPFWGGVLEVPREEDRGPAYANFLKSALAEPSIVGVHWFQYLDQPVTGRLLDGENGHLGLVGITDVPYQGFVEAVRKANGQVVDVIGKRP
- a CDS encoding CopD family protein: MSSVAFVYALHVLSTIVWVGGMFFAWMILRPAVIAALEGPARLKLWLQVLPRFFVWVWCAVIMLPVTGIGMININFSGFQTAPRYVQVMMGLYVVMVALFLRVSTLNLPQLRKAVLAEQWADGAAAMGGIRRLVGINLMIGVAVVAIAAIRPMF
- a CDS encoding collagen-like protein, which produces MRNAMLMTAGLLSALTSPWIMAQTLSVETHSLMRLPSKTSVLQLDRLEVADYGTLLIPAGLTEVKVGQLIMGHESRIAIVPSAEPFSLQVKQGDLGSGAEITARGAPGTFEKPPTPGRNLNLRIEQLNADQLFVDARGGAGSPGYVGLGGGNGIDPGCTWGSASRGIDGDNGGNGRDGAPGALVRLELPATFGNERIKVNVQGGAGGIGGDGGRGGKGGASKGCVVYRADGAKSGKNGDKGQSGAAGPVGAIVVRNL
- the dinG gene encoding ATP-dependent DNA helicase DinG encodes the protein MISTELKSQIQGAYSRFLEAKSLKPRYGQRLMIAEVAKVLGDVDTDEEGRRSGDPAVVAVEAGTGTGKTVAYAIAAIPTAKAAGKRLVIATATVALQEQIVYKDLPDLMRNSGLNFTFALAKGRGRYMCLSKLDMLLQEGDAQSATAQLFEEEGFKIEVDEASQKLFTTMIEKLAGNKWDGDRDSWPQELADQDWARLTTDHSQCTNRHCPNFQQCAFYKAREGMGKVDVIVTNHDMVLADLALGGGAVLPDPRDTLYVFDEGHHLPDKAIGHFAHFSRLRSTADWLEQTAKNLTKLLAQHPLPGDLGKLIEQVPELAREIKTQQQFMFTACEQLADFKQGEDMEGRERPRHRFVGGVVPEHMREMGIELKKGFARLDDLFTRLTELLKEGMDGEVNIGIASHQAEEWYPLFGSLLARAHGNWELWTAFTAEDPENSPPMARWLTLADSGSLFDIEVNASPILAAEMLRRNLWNVAYGALVTSATLTALGKFDRFRMRAGLPKDAVTAVVPSPFHHADAGVLRVPDLKADPRNAAEHTAAIIRELPNLVEGSKGTLVLFSSRKQMQEVFDGLERDWRKRVFIQGNLSKQETLNKHKARVDGGDESVLFGLASFAEGVDLPGAYCEHVVIAKIPFAVPDDPVEAALAEWIEARGGNPFMEIAVPDASLRLIQACGRLLRTEQDRGIITLLDRRVVTQRYGKAILNALPPFRREIS